A stretch of Cicer arietinum cultivar CDC Frontier isolate Library 1 chromosome 5, Cicar.CDCFrontier_v2.0, whole genome shotgun sequence DNA encodes these proteins:
- the LOC101500348 gene encoding protein TIC236, chloroplastic-like isoform X2: MNTSFLGIKLHSSLKCYNTVIFNHFERRSLLQKSKRWCTVSAKQGHPIRQAFSFCCQNVNFLMIRLVSINGSRLKCTKEPLFSPFFTPLWKKGIFFIRVCVYTVVISGLCLFVWFGRNKAKECVENNLLPSVCLVISEQIQRDFRFGKVRRISPLSLTLESCSFGPHKEEFSCGEAPIVKLRLHPFTSLRRGKFVVDAVLSNPSVLIVQKKDYSWLGIPNSEDGIKRHLSTEEGIDHRTRTRRIAREEDAARLARERDDAAREAAETGYFVSESSQGGDLKEAEGHSRGEIDSNSFFCMSERKHDHHCVDKGVDYDMKHADLEKPFRAKFPGSRIKFWSRVTKRHWKRRFKRKSKRSDISASGVAIKRRILECSVSAARAYFRGQSPGKHEEPSSSSGCFHSVNLDTHLVKNDVDKITESVASGDDDDDNQNGAQSINLGIWSPADNESVHGHSDDIKFASDPTLHTRESKHENLQFNGNVAEHVDGVDALQSEGFIKTLPVTLDSVHFRGATVMLLAYGDNEVREMENVNGHVKFHNHYNHINVQLSGNCKPWRSGVVCKDGGWLSANVFVDTTKEKWHTNLKFENFYVPLFERILEIPITWSKGRASGEIHLCMSKGETFPNLHGQLDVKGLDFQLSDAPSCFSNISASLCFRVQRIFLHNACGWFGSIPLEASGDYGINPEEGEFHLMFQVPGVEVNALMRTFNMKPFLFPLAGSVTALFNCQGPLDTPVFVGTGMVSRTLSSLYADTPSTVASEALAKSKEAGALAAFDRIPFSYVSANFTFNTDNCVADLYGIRASLVDGGEIRGAGTAWICPEGEEDETSIDVNFSGSLAFEKIMLHYIPNYHSLMPLKLGVLHGETRLSGSLSRPTLDIKWTAPSAEGSFRDARGDIIISHDFVTFKSASAAFDLYVKVQTSYSDDFSLTRKEFCSPRTVPFTVDGIEFDLHMYEFEFFNLVTTYPLDIPRPLLLKATGRVKFQGKLLEPSCTMMEQNFDQNGQHLHILEIGSGDCVVGEVSISDFKLNQLMLAPNLSGLLRVSPKCIKLDASGRPDESLAVKFVRSLQPSDEGGLKSGQLLSISLEKGQLKANVSIQQCHSASLEIRHFPLDELELASLRGTIQRAEIQVNLQKRRGHGIISVLQPKLSGILGKSLDVAARWSGDVITIEKIIFEQINSLYELQGEYVLPGVRDHNLNGKGDDFLKRLMSWHLGSVISSMGRWRMKLEVCRAEIAEMLPLARLLSRSTDPIVLSRSKDFFIQSLQSVGLYSTSPQHLLEFIRGNHASSYDAVLEDTNLPDLFDLKGYWHGSLNARGGGNGDTLAKFDFHGEDLEWGDYKTQRVSAIGAYSNDDGMHMDNFIIQNDNATIHADGTLLGPKTNLHFAVLNFPVSLVPTVSQLVESTETGAVPSLGPLLAPIKGILHMEGDLRGSLTKPECDVQIRLLDGSIGGIDLERAEVVASLTSASRFLFNAKFEPVIQNGHVLIQGSIPVTFVQSNMLQKDVELDKIGANWVPDWATEKNRGTKTADASIKNVFRDRNEEVWNTQLAESLEGLNFQILGVGEIKVDANIKDGGMMLVTALSPYANWLHGNADVMLEVRGTVDQPLLNGYAIFHRASISSPVFRKPLTNFGGTVHMKSNRLSITSLEGRLSRNGKLLVKGNLPLRNSEAALDDKIELKCDVLEVHAKNILSGQVDSQLQITGSILQPIISGNVKLSHGEVYLPHYRGSGSSGAPNRFPTNKSTLSGGDVSQAFASSPTSLTTKISQSSSSVNGSTHVDKDMEKMQIPHIETRLSDLKLVLGPEMKIVYPLILLFTVSGELELNGLTHPKCITPRGILVFENGEVELLAAQARLKRGHLNIAKFEPEYGLDPMLDLTLVGSQCQYRIQGRASNWKGSVEQDTLSPTEAVRKLDSRLVSILKGNGQLSLEKLATATLEKLMPRIEGKGEYGKARWKIVYSPQIPNYVGTTADPFGFLANNLTFGTDVEVQLGKRLQARVIRQMKESEMATQWSLSYQLTSRLHVRLQSSPFLCIFFEYYATI; this comes from the exons ATGAACACCTCATTCTTGGGGATCAAGCTTCATTCTTCTCTCAAATGTTACAACACTGTCATTTTCAACCATTTTGAGAGAAGAAGCTTATTGCAGAAAAGCAAAAGGTGGTGCACCGTATCTGCAAAACAAGGACACCCAATAAGGCAAGCTTTTAGTTTTTGTTGTCAAAATGTAAACTTTTTGATGATACGCCTTGTTTCCATAAATGGGTCTAGGTTGAAATGTACTAAGGAACCACTTTTTTCTCCTTTCTTCACCCCATTGTGGAAAAAggggattttttttataagggTATGTGTTTACACTGTTGTTATCTCTGGtttgtgtttgtttgtttggtttGGGCGTAATAAAGCTAAGGAGTGTGTTGAAAACAACTTGTTACCTTCTGTTTGTTTAGTAATCAGTGAGCAAATTCAGCGTGATTTTCGGTTTGGAAAGGTTAGAAGAATCTCTCCTTTGAGTTTGACATTGGAGTCATGTTCATTTGGGCCTCATAAGGAGGAATTTTCTTGTGGTGAGGCTCCTATTGTTAAGCTTCGTCTTCATCCTTTTACTAGTTTGAGAAGGGGAAAGTTTGTGGTTGATGCAGTTTTGTCAAATCCAAGTGTGTTGATTGTGCAGAAGAAGGACTATAGTTGGTTAGGGATACCGAATTCGGAAGATGGCATAAAGAGGCACTTGTCTACTGAAGAAGGGATCGATCATCGGACTAGAACGAGGAGGATTGCACGAGAGGAAGATGCGGCTCGGTTAGCGAGAGAACGGGATGATGCAGCTAGGGAAGCTGCGGAGACTGGTTACTTTGTTTCTGAGTCCTCCCAAGGTGGTGATTTAAAGGAGGCTGAAGGTCATTCAAGAGGAGAAATCGATTCGAACTCGTTTTTCTGTATGAGTGAGAGGAAGCATGATCATCATTGTGTAGATAAGGGTGTTGATTATGATATGAAACATGCAGATTTGGAAAAGCCGTTTCGTGCGAAGTTTCCTGGTTCAAGAATTAAGTTTTGGTCAAGAGTCACCAAAAGGCACTGGAAACGAAGATTCAAGAGGAAGTCTAAGAGGAGTGACATCTCTGCCTCTGGTGTTGCCATCAAAAGAAGAATTCTCGAATGCAGTGTATCAGCTGCACGTGCATACTTCCGCGGTCAATCACCGGGAAAGCATGAGGAGCCTTCATCTTCTTCTGGATGCTTTCATTCTGTGAATCTTGATACACATTTAGTAAAAAATGATGTTGACAAAATTACAGAATCTGTTGCCagtggtgatgatgatgatgataatcaAAATGGAGCACAATCCATAAATCTTGGAATTTGGTCTCCTGCAGATAATGAAAGTGTTCATGGTCATTCAGATGATATAAAATTTGCCAGTGATCCGACTTTACATACAAGAGAAAGTAAACATGAAAATTTGCAATTCAATGGGAATGTTGCAGAACATGTAGATGGGGTAGATGCTCTGCAGTCTGAAGGCTTCATTAAGACTCTTCCTGTTACATTGGATTCTGTTCATTTCAGAGGTGCAACTGTGATGCTACTTGCATATGGCGACAATGAAGTTAG GGAGATGGAGAATGTCAATGGCCATGTGAAATTTCATAACCACTACAACCATATAAATGTACAATTGAGTGGAAATTGTAAACCGTGGAGGTCAGGTGTTGTATGCAAAGATGGTGGTTGGTTGTCTGCCAATGTTTTTGTTGACACTACCAAGGAGAAATGGCAtactaatttgaaatttgaaaatttttatgtTCCG CTATTTGAAAGGATCCTAGAAATTCCAATTACATGGTCTAAAGGGAGGGCAAGTGGTGAG ATTCACTTGTGCATGTCTAAGGGTGAAACTTTTCCAAATCTTCACGGACAGCTTGACGTGAAAGGATTGGATTTCCAACTATCTGATGCTCCATCGTGTTTCTCT AACATATCAGCAAGTTTGTGTTTTCGTGTTCAAAGAATATTTTTACACAATGCATGTGGTTGGTTTGGCAGCATTCCTCTAGAAGCATCAGGAGATTATGGCATAAACCCCGAGGAAGGAGAATTTCATCTTATGTTTCAG GTACCTGGTGTTGAAGTGAATGCCTTGATGAGAACTTTCAACATGAAACCTTTTTTGTTCCCG CTAGCAGGATCAGTAACTGCTCTGTTTAATTGCCAAGGCCCACTAGATACTCCTGTATTTGTGGGCACTGGAATGGTTTCTAGGACGTTATCTTCTTTATATGCCGACACTCCTTCAACTGTAGCATCTGAAGCACTTGCTAAAAGTAAAGAGGCTGGTGCACTGGCAGCATTTGATCGCATACCATTTTCATATGTATCTGCCAATTTTACTTTCAACACTGATAACTGT GTTGCCGATTTATATGGAATTAGGGCAAGCCTTGTGGATGGTGGTGAAATTCGAGGGGCTGGGACTGCATGGATATGCCCAGAG GGTGAGGAGGATGAAACATCAATAGATGTGAACTTTTCTGGAAGTTTGGCATTTGAAAAAATCATGCTTCATTACATTCCCAATTATCATAGTTTAATGCCACTCAAACTAGGGGTGTTACATGGAGAGACAAGACTTTCGGGATCTCTTTCAAGACC AACGCTTGATATAAAATGGACTGCACCTTCTGCAGAAGGGTCTTTCAGAGATGCTAGAGGAGATATCATAATCTCGCATGATTTCGTTACTTTTAAATCTGCTTCAGCTGCATTTGATTTGTATGTGAAAGTCCAAACATCTTATTCTGATGATTTTTCACTTACTAGAAAAGAGTTTTGTTCACCAAGAACCGTTCCATTTACCGTTGATGGCATTGAGTTTGATCTTCATATGTATGAGTTTGAATTCTTCAATCTGGTTACTACGTATCCATTGGACATTCCAAGACCTTTGCTTTTGAAAGCAACTGGAAGAGTAAAGTTTCAGGGTAAGCTTTTAGAACCTAGTTGCACTATGATGGAACAAAATTTTGACCAGAATGGGCAACATCTGCACATATTGGAGATAGGAAGTGGAGATTGTGTCGTTGGTGAGGTTTCAATCTCTGATTTCAAATTGAATCAATTGATGCTTGCACCTAACCTGTCTGGGTTGTTGAGAGTTTCTCCCAAGTGTATCAAG TTAGATGCCTCTGGTAGGCCTGATGAAAGTCTTGCCGTGAAGTTTGTACGGTCACTACAGCCTAGTGATGAAGGTGGTCTGAAAAGTGGACAACTGTTGTCTATTTCACTTGAGAAGGGGCAATTGAAGGCCAATGTCAGTATCCAACAATGTCATTCAGCCAGCTTGGAG ATACGACATTTTCCACTTGATGAGCTGGAGCTTGCTTCTCTCAGGGGAACTATTCAGAGG GCAGAAATCCAGGTTAATCTTCAAAAAAGAAGAGGACATGGAATCATATCCGTACTTCAGCCCAAATTGAGTGGTATTCTCGGTAAATCCCTAGATGTGGCGGCTAGGTGGAGTGGAGATGTT ATcacaattgaaaaaattatcttCGAACAAATCAACAGTCTTTATGAACTTCAAGGTGAATATGTGTTGCCTGGAGTCCGTGATCACAACCTTAATGGAAAAGGGGATGACTTTTTGAAAAGGCTAATGTCTTGGCATCTTGGTAGTGTTATATCCTCGATGGgcaggtggagaatgaaactTGAAGTTTGTAGAGCGGAGATTGCTGAGATGCTTCCTCTTGCAAGACTTCTTTCTCGAAGCACGGATCCTATTGTTCTCTCAAGATCAAAG gatttttttattcaaagttTGCAGTCGGTGGGGTTATATTCAACAAGCCCTCAACACCTGCTTGAG TTTATAAGGGGGAATCATGCTTCATCATATGATGCTGTTCTTGAAGATACAAATCTGCCCGATTTATTTGATCTCAAAGGTTACTGGCACGGCTCTCTGAATGCAAGAGGCGGAGGGAATGGAGATACCCTG GCAAAATTTGACTTTCACGGGGAGGATTTGGAATGGGGAGACTACAAAACTCAACGCGTCTCGGCAATTGGCGCTTACAGTAATGATGATGGCATGCACATGGATAATTTTATTATCCAAAATGACAATGCCACCATTCACGCCGATGGAACTTTGTTAGGGCCAAAAACCAACCTTCATTTTGCCGTCTTAAACTTTCCTGTTAGTCTGGTCCCAACTGTTTCTCAGCTTGTTGAATCTACGGAAACAGGTGCTGTTCCTTCTCTGGGGCCATTGTTAGCACCCATTAAGGGTATCTTGCATATGGAAGGAGATCTTAGAGGAAGTTTAACAAAACCAGAATGTGATGTGCAAATAAGGCTCCTCGATGGTTCCATCGGTGGAATTGATCTTGAGCGAGCAGAAGTTGTTGCTTCTCTAACATCAGCCAGTCGTTTTCTATTCAATGCAAAATTCGAACCTGTAATCCAAAATGGTCATGTACTAATTCAAGGAAGCATTCCTGTTACTTTTGTTCAAAGTAACATGTTACAGAAAGATGTAGAATTAGATAAAATTGGGGCTAATTGGGTTCCTGATTGGGCGACGGAgaaaaatagagggaccaaaaccgCTGATGCCAGCATCAAAAACGTTTTTAGAGACAGAAATGAAGAAGTTTGGAATACTCAGTTAGCAGAAAGTCTTGAAggtttaaattttcaaattttaggTGTTGGAGAAATCAAGGTGGATGCCAATATAAAAGATGGGGGAATGATGCTGGTAACAGCTTTATCACCTTATGCCAATTGGCTTCATGGAAATGCTGATGTCATGCTTGAG GTGAGAGGTACAGTTGACCAACCATTGCTTAATGGCTATGCAATATTCCACAGGGCGTCTATATCTTCACCAGTGTTTCGGAAGCCACTAACCAACTTTGGTGGTACTGTTCACATGAAATCAAACAGGTTGTCCATCACCTCACTGGAGGGTAGGTTAAGCAGAAACGGAAAACTGCTTGTAAAAGGGAACCTTCCTCTCAGAAATAGTGAAGCAGCACTTGATGACAAAATTGAGTTGAAGTGCGATGTTCTAGAAGTGcatgcaaaaaatattttaag TGGCCAGGTTGACTCCCAGTTGCAAATAACTGGTTCAATATTGCAACCAATCATTTCTGGGAATGTTAAACTTAGTCATGGAGAAGTATATTTGCCACATTATAGGGGTAGTGGTAGTAGTGGTGCTCCTAATAGATTCCCAACAAATAAGTCTACGCTTTCTGGTGGGGATGTTAGTCAAGCATTTGCTTCAAGTCCTACTTCTTTGACGACTAAAATTTCTCAATCCTCTAGCTCTG TGAATGGATCAACTCATGTTGATAAGGACATGGAGAAAATGCAGATACCACATATAGAAACTCGCCTTAGTGATTTGAAGCTTGTGCTTGGACCAGAAATGAAGATAGTTTATCCTTTGATTCTTTTATTTACTGTTAGTGGAGAGCTTGAGTTGAATGGTCTTACTCATCCCAAATGTATAACACCTAGGGGCATACTGGTATTCGAGAACGGTGAAGTCGAGCTACTTGCTGCACAG GCGAGGTTAAAACGGGGACATCTGAATATTGCAAAGTTTGAGCCTGAGTATGGACTAGATCCAATGCTAGATTTAACCTTGGTTGGATCTCAGTGCCAATATAGGATTCAAGGTCGGGCTAGCAATTGGAAAGGTAGCGTGGAACAGGATACACTTTCACCTACTGAG GCTGTCAGAAAACTTGATAGTCGGTTAGTATCCATTTTGAAAGGCAATGGTCAACTTTCCCTTGAAAAGCTTGCAACTGCTACTCTTGAAAAATTAATGCCACGTATAGAAGGGAAGGGTGAGTATGGCAAGGCTAGGTGGAAGATAGTGTACTCACCTCAGATTCCTAATTATGTTGGTACTACCGCAGATCCTTTCGGATTTCTCGCCAATAATTTAACATTTGGAACTGATGTCGAGGTCCAACTTGGGAAACGTCTTCAG GCCAGAGTCATCAGGCAAATGAAGGAGTCAGAGATGGCAACTCAGTGGTCCTTGAGCTATCAACTTACAAGTCGCTTGCATGTGCGCCTTCAATCCTCTCCATTTTTATGTATCTTTTTTGAATATTATGCCACAATCTAG